The following nucleotide sequence is from Flavobacterium sp. N1736.
GAACTGCAGCTAATAAAGCAAGTGTGCTTTCTTTTAATCTGCAGGGATATTCTAACGATCAGGTTGGTCAGGCGCTAAACAAAGAAGGAATTGCAGTGCGAACCGGACATCATTGTGCGCAGCCTATTTTACGCAGAATGGGTGTTGAAACCACAGTTCGTCCGTCGCTGGCATTTTACAATACTACGCAAGATGTAGATACTTTTATTAAAACGTTGTGGGAACTTAAAAAAGTTAGGTTCTAAAATAAAATGAGCCAATGCATCTGGTACATTGGCTCAAAGAAATAGTTACTTTTTTTTGATATTTTAAGTAATTATAACCAAAAGGCGATTGTTTATACAGTCGCCTTTTTATATTTTTTTAAACACATAGAATCATAGATTCTGTAACCTTAAAAAAGACATTTCATTTATTTAAACAAACATAGTTTGAGTTCGTTATGCGAAAGAAATATGCTTTTGTCTGTTAAAAAAACTTTTTATATTAATCTCTAAAATCGTTTAATGATTTTTCGATAATTTCAAGACATTCCTGTATTTGAGTTTCTGTCATTACCAAAGGCGGCGCTAATCTGATTTTATTTCCGTGAGTTGGTTTTGCCAGTAATCCGTTATCTCTGAATCTTAGGCAAATTTCCCAAGCCAAATCAGAATCTTCTCCACAATTAATTACAATGGCATTTAATAAACCTTTACCACGAACCAGCGTAATTAAATTGTTACGTTCTGCGATTTCGTTTAATCCTTTTCTTAAAATGATTCCTAAACGTTCTGCATTTTCGGCTAATTTTTCGTCTTTTACCACTTCAAGCGCTGCAATGGCAACGGCAGCCGCAACTGGATTTCCTCCAAAAGTAGAACCGTGCTGTCCTGGTTTTATTACATTCATGATTTCATTATTCGCCAAAACTGCCGAAACAGGATAAACTCCGCCAGAAATTGCTTTTCCTAAAATCAAAATATCAGGCTGAACATTTTCATGATGAACGGCTAATAATTTTCCGGTACGTGCAATTCCCGTTTGAACCTCATCTGCAATAAACAATACATTATGTTTTTCACACAATGCTTTTGCTTTCGCCAAATATCCTTCTGATGGAACATAAACTCCTGCTTCACCCTGAATTGGTTCTACTAAAAATCCGGCAATATTTTTTGATGATTCTAAAACTTTTTCCAAAGCTTCAAGATTATCGTATTCAATTTTTATAAATCCATCTGTAAAAGGTCCGAAGTTTTTACGGGCACTTTCATCATTCGAAAATGAAATAATAGTTGTTGTTCTTCCGTGAAAATTATTTTCGCAAACAATAACCTGCGCTAAATTTTCATGAATTCCTTTTACTTCATACGCCCATTTTCTACAAAGTTTCAAAGCCGTTTCTACCGCTTCTGCTCCCGTATTCATTGGTAAAACTTTATCAAAACCAAAATAATTGGTCACATATTCTTCGTAGTTTCCTAATTTATCATTGTAAAAAGCTCTTGAAGTCAAAGTCAGTTTTTGCGCCTGATCGACCATTGCCTGCACAATTTTTGGATGACAATGTCCCTGATTTACTGCAGAATAAGCAGACAGAAAATCATAATATTTTTTTCCGTCAACATCCCAGACATATACACCTTCTCCTCTTTCTAAAACTACCGGAAGCGGATGGTAATTGTGAGCTCCGTATTTATTCTCTTTTTCGATTAAAACTTCCGATTTTGACGAAAGAATTTCTTGTGTATGTGCCATAATATTTCTTTTTATTGAAACAAAAATATAAAATTTATTCATTTAAAGGTATGAAATAGATATATTTAACTTATTAATTGATATTTTAAAATCAAAATAACTTATTTTTACACTAATTAAAGTCATATCTTATTATAATCCTAAGTTTCAAATAAGAGTTATTTTTATCTTTACAAAAATTAAACAGCATTGCATGGATATTTTAGATGAGTTCGACGTAAAAATTATCAAAGAATTGGAGAAAGATGGACGAATTGCTTATTCGACGATTGCTACTAATTTAAAAATCTCAAATACTATGGTGCATCAACGCATAAACCGCTTATTTGAGCAAGGCATAATTACTGGCATCAAACCTATTTTAAACGAAAAGCAAATTGGGTATGACTGGGCTTCGTTTACCGGAATTACTCTTAATAAAGATTCTGATTCTGAAGGAGTTATTGAAGTTTTAAAACAAATACCGGAAGTAACAGAATGTTATTTTGTAACGGGTTCTTTTACGCTTTACCTAAAAATTACGGCGAAAAACCATGAGCACATGCGTAAAATATTATACGAGCAAATCGATAATATTCCGGGAATTGCTAAAACCGATTCTATGATTGAGTTGGGATGTGCGTTTAAGAGAAATATTTCCTTGTAGAGAAAAATAGCACGCAGATTATTTTTAAAAAATCATAATAATCTTTTAATCTGTGGCAAAAAAAATGGCTCGCAGATTTTGCAGATTGAGCAGATTTTATTTTTTGATTTTTTCTAAAATGAACTTATATAAAAGATTTCACGCAGATTGATTTTTATCATAATAATCTTTTAATCTGTGGCAAAAAAATGGGCTCGCAGATTTTGCAGATTGAGCAGATTTTATTTTTTGATTTTTTTGAAAATGAACTTATATCCATGATATGATTTAAATGAGTTAATTTAAGTTTTATGGTTAAAAAAGTATTGTTTTCAGGTTTTTTTGTAACATATTATTTCTGATATTTGTTAAAAATTGTGAAACCATGAAAAATTCAACATTAATCATTATTGCTACTATATTGTTCACCGGAACTGTAAACGCACAATTAAAAACTGTAAAATATACTGACGGAACTCAGGTATTAAACGGTTTATCTATAAAAGCTGCTAAAAAAAGCAGTCAAAACCCTGGAATTTTACTTTTACCGGCTTGGCTCGGAATTGATAATGCTTCAAAAGAAATTGCGGCTAATTTATCAAAACTAGGCTATCATGTTTTTATCGCTGATATTTATGGAGAAGGCAACTATCCGAAAAATACAGGAGAAGCAGGAAAACTGGCTGGCTTTTACAAAACAAACATCAACGATTATCAAAGAAGAATAAATCTGGCATTGCAGGAATTAATTAAATCCGGAGCAAATGCTGATAATATTGTTGCTATTGGATATTGTTTTGGAGGAACGGGAGTTCTTGAAGCTGCACGCGGACATTTGAATGTAAAAGGCGTTGCTTCGTTTCACGGTGGTTTAGGCAAAGATGCAAGTCGTGTCGTTGAACCAATTACAGCTAAAGTTTTAGTTTGTCACGGTGCTGACGATCCGTACGAATCTAAAGAAGAAATTACTGCTTTTCAACAAGAAATGCGTGACGCAAAAGCCGATTGGCAAATGATTTATTATGCAAATGCCGTACACTCGTTTACAAATCCGGAAGCCGGAAATGATAACTCAAAAGGTGCCGCTTACAATCCGGTTGCTGCAAAAAGATCTTTTGAACATTTACAGCTTTTCCTGAATGAAGTGTTGAAAAAATAGCATTCATAACTATGGATTAAAAGGTGTGTGATTTTAAAATCATTTTAATCTTTTAATCTGTGACAAAAAAAAACTTAACAACCAAAACCAAATCAATTGCAATAACCAATGTCACATAGTCCTATTAGAAAAGACAAAACCTGCTTGAATTGCAGGCACGTTGTCGAGCAAAGATTTTGTCCAAATTGTGGACAGGAAAATACAGACAGCCGAAAGACGTTTCACCATTTATTTATTCATTTTTTTGAAGATTTAACCCATTACGAAAACGCTTTTTGGAAAACAATTAAAAATTTACTTTTTAAACCTGCAACTTTAACTAAAGAATATCTTTCAGGAAGAAGATTGTCTTATCTGGCGCCGGTTCGTCTTTATATTTTTATCAGTTTTATTACTTTTCTTTTAATTGCTCTCTTTCCAAATCACGTAAGCGAAAATCTAAATAATAGCGAAAAAGAGATTACAACAAACCTTATTAAGCAAGATAAAAAGGCAACTAAAACTTTTAACGAAAACCCCTATTTTGAATTACAGCCGATGAAAGAAATCGACTCCATTCAAAAATATGGAAAACCGAGTGAAAAGTATACCGATTTTGAATATTGGGTTTATGAAAAGGTCGTGCATGTTACTGAAAATAATACCAAGAAAGAAATTGTAGAAAAATTTATTGAATCATTTGTTCATAATATCCCTAAAATATTATTTATAATAATGCCGTTTTTTGCCTTCTTTTTATGGATTTTTCATGATAAAAAGAAATGGTATTATTTTGATCACGGAATATTTACGCTGCATTATTTTTCGTTTTTACTTTTAATATTCCTCATTCTGTTTATTATTCAGAGAGTTACTGATTTGTTTGGAAGCACTTTAGGTTTTATAGCCGATATTGCAAATTTTGTGGGTATACTATGGATGTCATACTATTTTTATCCTGCGCATCATCGTTTTTACGGAGAAAGCAGAATTGTTTCTTTTATTAAAAGTGTGTTTCTATTCTTCATAAACTCATTTTTTATACTATTTTTACTAACTTTTTATGTTTTTTACATATTCATTAATTTACACTAAACCCCATAATGAAAAAACTCGTAGTTCTATTATTAATTGCCTCAGCATTTTCATGTAAAAATGCACAGTCGGTTGTATCGA
It contains:
- a CDS encoding DUF3667 domain-containing protein translates to MSHSPIRKDKTCLNCRHVVEQRFCPNCGQENTDSRKTFHHLFIHFFEDLTHYENAFWKTIKNLLFKPATLTKEYLSGRRLSYLAPVRLYIFISFITFLLIALFPNHVSENLNNSEKEITTNLIKQDKKATKTFNENPYFELQPMKEIDSIQKYGKPSEKYTDFEYWVYEKVVHVTENNTKKEIVEKFIESFVHNIPKILFIIMPFFAFFLWIFHDKKKWYYFDHGIFTLHYFSFLLLIFLILFIIQRVTDLFGSTLGFIADIANFVGILWMSYYFYPAHHRFYGESRIVSFIKSVFLFFINSFFILFLLTFYVFYIFINLH
- a CDS encoding dienelactone hydrolase family protein; this translates as MKNSTLIIIATILFTGTVNAQLKTVKYTDGTQVLNGLSIKAAKKSSQNPGILLLPAWLGIDNASKEIAANLSKLGYHVFIADIYGEGNYPKNTGEAGKLAGFYKTNINDYQRRINLALQELIKSGANADNIVAIGYCFGGTGVLEAARGHLNVKGVASFHGGLGKDASRVVEPITAKVLVCHGADDPYESKEEITAFQQEMRDAKADWQMIYYANAVHSFTNPEAGNDNSKGAAYNPVAAKRSFEHLQLFLNEVLKK
- the rocD gene encoding ornithine--oxo-acid transaminase yields the protein MAHTQEILSSKSEVLIEKENKYGAHNYHPLPVVLERGEGVYVWDVDGKKYYDFLSAYSAVNQGHCHPKIVQAMVDQAQKLTLTSRAFYNDKLGNYEEYVTNYFGFDKVLPMNTGAEAVETALKLCRKWAYEVKGIHENLAQVIVCENNFHGRTTTIISFSNDESARKNFGPFTDGFIKIEYDNLEALEKVLESSKNIAGFLVEPIQGEAGVYVPSEGYLAKAKALCEKHNVLFIADEVQTGIARTGKLLAVHHENVQPDILILGKAISGGVYPVSAVLANNEIMNVIKPGQHGSTFGGNPVAAAVAIAALEVVKDEKLAENAERLGIILRKGLNEIAERNNLITLVRGKGLLNAIVINCGEDSDLAWEICLRFRDNGLLAKPTHGNKIRLAPPLVMTETQIQECLEIIEKSLNDFRD
- a CDS encoding Lrp/AsnC family transcriptional regulator: MDILDEFDVKIIKELEKDGRIAYSTIATNLKISNTMVHQRINRLFEQGIITGIKPILNEKQIGYDWASFTGITLNKDSDSEGVIEVLKQIPEVTECYFVTGSFTLYLKITAKNHEHMRKILYEQIDNIPGIAKTDSMIELGCAFKRNISL